In the Campylobacter sp. RM6914 genome, one interval contains:
- the fliS gene encoding flagellar export chaperone FliS → MNNSAAYNAYAQSSFGGIESPTKLIEMLYDGILKFIFRTKKAIEVGDVEKKVYYINRANAIFVELLNSLDYSQGEVAHYLSGLYARQIQLLAIANINNDINALNEVTNVVKQLSEAWREVTA, encoded by the coding sequence ATGAATAACTCAGCAGCATATAACGCATACGCACAGTCAAGCTTTGGAGGCATAGAGTCTCCAACTAAGCTTATAGAGATGCTTTATGACGGAATTTTAAAATTTATATTTCGCACCAAAAAAGCTATAGAAGTCGGCGACGTAGAAAAAAAGGTATATTATATAAATAGAGCTAATGCAATATTTGTTGAATTACTAAATTCGCTTGACTATTCACAAGGAGAGGTTGCACACTACCTTAGTGGACTATACGCGAGACAGATACAACTTCTAGCCATAGCAAATATCAATAACGACATAAATGCACTAAACGAAGTAACAAATGTCGTAAAACAGCTATCTGAAGCTTGGCGAGAGGTAACAGCGTAA
- a CDS encoding ornithine carbamoyltransferase codes for MKISFECECILLQKTLLMFCKDFIAEHKDCDFVVSDRKITTQKPLFLIGSHINLPFTKQNLLNLLEEFYSAIQIKPSVQENLEKDSLEKEVLALIEEFKKDVISLIRSRS; via the coding sequence ATGAAAATTTCATTTGAATGCGAATGTATTTTACTTCAAAAGACGCTTCTTATGTTTTGCAAGGATTTTATAGCCGAGCATAAAGATTGCGATTTTGTTGTTTCTGATAGAAAGATTACAACTCAAAAGCCTCTTTTTTTGATAGGCTCACACATAAATTTGCCTTTTACAAAGCAAAATCTATTAAATTTATTAGAGGAATTTTACTCTGCGATCCAGATAAAACCAAGTGTGCAAGAAAATTTGGAGAAAGACAGTTTGGAAAAAGAGGTTTTGGCTTTGATAGAAGAGTTTAAAAAAGACGTTATCTCGCTTATAAGGTCAAGAAGTTGA
- a CDS encoding superoxide dismutase family protein, giving the protein MKKILLAGALACTALFANEVVFDPKSQDHIVINMEQLGEKGNVAVGEVVAIDTSHGVAFFPNLKGIASGIHGFHVHENPDCGATEKGLGMKAGGHWDPEGTKKHSFAWDDKGHKGDLPVLIVDAEGNAIYPVLAPKIKSISELKGRSLMIHVGGDNHHDHPKPLGGGGARMICGVIK; this is encoded by the coding sequence ATGAAAAAGATACTTTTAGCAGGCGCTTTGGCTTGTACGGCTTTGTTTGCAAACGAGGTTGTGTTTGACCCAAAATCTCAAGATCACATTGTTATCAACATGGAGCAACTTGGCGAAAAAGGTAATGTTGCCGTAGGCGAAGTTGTTGCTATTGATACTAGTCACGGCGTAGCGTTTTTCCCAAATTTAAAGGGTATCGCAAGCGGAATTCATGGCTTTCACGTGCATGAAAATCCAGATTGCGGTGCAACCGAAAAAGGTCTTGGCATGAAAGCCGGAGGACATTGGGATCCGGAAGGCACTAAGAAACACTCATTTGCATGGGATGACAAAGGACATAAAGGCGATCTACCTGTTTTGATAGTTGATGCTGAAGGTAACGCTATATATCCTGTGCTAGCACCAAAAATTAAAAGCATAAGCGAGCTAAAAGGTCGCTCTTTGATGATACATGTAGGTGGAGATAACCACCATGATCACCCAAAACCTCTTGGCGGTGGTGGTGCTAGAATGATCTGCGGTGTTATAAAATAA
- a CDS encoding flagellar biosynthesis protein FlgN — MLKRYLDEAIASLEELIKATVQDIENIKEAKHSTVDESVKKKLSLVREFETTKKALDKELVKVSKENNTTALANVLDDEVKSKLVLMRSKLEELHVKNKEYARHVVVVKEFFDSLNKQIFGQNSNEYSSTNNSNNLYKTRV, encoded by the coding sequence ATGTTAAAGAGGTATTTGGACGAGGCGATAGCAAGTCTTGAAGAGCTTATAAAGGCAACAGTGCAAGACATAGAAAATATAAAAGAAGCAAAGCACTCAACTGTTGATGAGAGCGTGAAGAAAAAGCTATCTTTGGTTCGTGAATTTGAAACAACAAAAAAGGCTTTAGATAAAGAGCTGGTTAAAGTTTCAAAAGAAAATAACACGACCGCGCTTGCTAACGTACTTGACGATGAAGTTAAGTCTAAGCTCGTCCTTATGCGTTCAAAACTTGAAGAGCTACATGTTAAAAATAAAGAATACGCAAGACACGTTGTTGTTGTAAAAGAATTTTTCGACTCTTTAAATAAACAAATTTTTGGTCAAAATTCAAACGAATACAGCTCTACGAATAATTCAAATAATTTATATAAGACAAGGGTTTAG
- a CDS encoding F0F1 ATP synthase subunit A translates to MKDIFLFSDLIYHSHAFVYAFHFCLVAIIVVLVAKLATAKMQLVPRGLQNIVEAYLEGVVSMGKDTLGSEELARKYLPLVATIGFIVFFSNAIGIIPGFESPTSSLNLTLTLALVVFVYYNYQGIKKNGFFKYFAHFMGPSKVLAPLMFVVEIISHLSRIVSLSFRLFGNIKGDDLFLLVMLTLAPWFAPLPAYALLTLMAVLQTFIFMMLTYVYLAGAVAIEEH, encoded by the coding sequence ATGAAAGATATTTTTCTTTTTTCGGATTTGATTTATCATAGCCATGCATTTGTGTATGCTTTTCACTTTTGTTTGGTTGCTATCATTGTAGTTTTAGTGGCTAAACTTGCAACCGCTAAAATGCAATTAGTTCCACGCGGTCTTCAAAATATAGTAGAGGCTTATCTTGAGGGCGTTGTGTCAATGGGTAAAGATACTCTAGGTAGTGAAGAACTTGCTCGCAAATATCTTCCGCTTGTTGCAACTATCGGTTTTATCGTATTTTTCTCAAATGCTATCGGTATAATTCCTGGTTTTGAGTCTCCGACATCAAGTCTAAATTTAACTCTAACTCTCGCTCTTGTTGTTTTTGTTTATTACAACTATCAAGGTATAAAAAAGAATGGTTTCTTTAAATACTTCGCACATTTTATGGGACCAAGTAAGGTGCTTGCTCCGCTTATGTTTGTGGTTGAGATTATTTCACACTTATCACGTATTGTTTCGCTTTCTTTCCGTCTTTTCGGTAACATAAAAGGCGATGATCTTTTCTTATTGGTTATGCTAACTCTTGCTCCTTGGTTTGCTCCGCTTCCGGCTTATGCGTTACTTACGCTTATGGCTGTGCTTCAAACCTTTATCTTTATGATGCTAACTTATGTTTATTTAGCGGGCGCTGTAGCCATAGAAGAGCATTAA
- a CDS encoding FlaG family protein has translation MEIFKVAANQVIDSTASISQSKQETRQVEDTQIQENLVNKEPSKKLSEVIEEEIDKLSEEDLVKKTKESTEKLNFQMEQLDAKVRFEYNDKLNMMVVQVKDAKTGEDIAQIPSKQAIKISEYFKESIGMLFDKES, from the coding sequence ATGGAAATTTTTAAGGTAGCGGCAAACCAAGTCATAGACTCTACCGCTTCGATCTCGCAATCCAAACAAGAAACAAGGCAGGTAGAAGATACGCAAATTCAAGAGAATTTAGTAAACAAAGAGCCAAGTAAAAAGCTAAGTGAGGTTATCGAGGAAGAGATAGATAAGCTTAGCGAAGAAGATCTTGTAAAAAAGACAAAAGAGAGCACGGAGAAGTTAAATTTCCAAATGGAACAGCTTGATGCCAAAGTCAGGTTTGAATACAATGATAAACTAAACATGATGGTAGTTCAGGTAAAAGACGCTAAAACAGGCGAAGATATAGCGCAAATACCAAGCAAACAAGCCATCAAAATAAGTGAATATTTTAAAGAGAGCATTGGTATGCTTTTTGACAAGGAGAGTTAA
- a CDS encoding flagellar basal body P-ring protein FlgI: MKKLLTFAVCLSFSTLAFAAQVKDIASVVGVRDNQLIGYGLVVGLSGTGDGSTSEFTIQSLSNMLQTVNVKINPDDIKSKNTAAVIVTAKLPAFARHGDKLDVTISSIGDAKSLQGGTLLMTPLKGVDGDIYALAQGSLTLGGKSSGRAGASSNHLTAGSIFGGALVEREVTYDFYNQNNINLSLKNTNFKTALDIQNAINANIGDDIAIALDPRTILLRRPQDANIIEIVSSVLDLEIDYKADEKIVIDERTGTVVSGINAVVDPVVVTHGDITIKIEPNSYENIEEADVNLQSDTAISPNAGLLKISGEKTTVANVTRALNRLGASPSDIIAILENLKRVGAIHVDLEVL, translated from the coding sequence ATGAAAAAATTACTTACTTTTGCTGTTTGTCTGTCTTTTAGCACTTTGGCTTTTGCGGCGCAAGTTAAAGATATAGCAAGTGTTGTGGGCGTTAGAGATAACCAGCTTATAGGTTATGGTTTGGTTGTAGGACTAAGCGGAACAGGCGATGGAAGTACCTCTGAATTTACGATCCAGTCGCTTTCAAACATGCTTCAAACAGTCAATGTAAAAATAAACCCAGATGATATAAAATCAAAAAATACCGCTGCCGTTATCGTTACCGCAAAGCTTCCTGCTTTTGCAAGACACGGAGATAAGCTTGATGTTACTATTTCTTCTATCGGAGATGCAAAAAGCTTGCAGGGCGGAACGCTTCTTATGACTCCATTAAAAGGAGTAGACGGTGATATATATGCACTTGCGCAAGGCTCACTGACACTTGGAGGCAAAAGCTCCGGTAGAGCAGGAGCTAGCTCAAATCACCTAACTGCAGGAAGTATTTTTGGCGGTGCGCTTGTGGAACGTGAGGTAACATATGACTTTTACAATCAAAACAATATAAATTTAAGCCTAAAAAATACAAACTTTAAAACCGCTCTTGATATACAAAACGCTATAAATGCAAACATCGGAGATGATATAGCTATAGCACTTGATCCTAGAACGATCTTGCTTAGAAGACCGCAAGATGCAAATATAATAGAGATAGTAAGTAGTGTTCTTGATCTTGAGATCGACTACAAGGCTGATGAGAAGATAGTTATAGACGAGCGAACAGGAACCGTGGTGAGTGGTATAAATGCCGTTGTAGACCCAGTTGTTGTTACACATGGAGATATCACGATCAAGATTGAGCCAAATTCTTATGAAAATATCGAAGAGGCCGATGTAAATTTACAAAGTGATACAGCTATCTCACCAAATGCAGGACTGCTTAAAATTTCAGGTGAAAAGACAACTGTTGCTAATGTAACTCGTGCATTAAACAGACTTGGCGCTAGCCCTAGCGATATCATAGCGATACTTGAAAATTTAAAAAGAGTTGGCGCTATACATGTTGATTTGGAGGTTTTATAA
- a CDS encoding rod-binding protein, producing the protein MQIDNTLALNSYNNINVDQKILDRKNDELLKEQTDAFEAFMIKAVLDIALKEQEDEKSLFPKEAGSDIYKSMYNDTMSRALSGGFGFSELLFNFLKRDS; encoded by the coding sequence ATGCAAATTGATAATACCTTGGCATTAAATTCATACAACAATATAAATGTTGATCAAAAAATTTTAGATAGAAAAAATGATGAACTCTTAAAAGAACAAACTGATGCTTTTGAGGCTTTTATGATAAAGGCTGTTCTTGATATAGCATTAAAAGAGCAAGAAGACGAGAAATCTTTGTTTCCAAAAGAGGCTGGATCTGATATATATAAGTCGATGTATAATGACACAATGAGCCGTGCTTTAAGCGGTGGGTTTGGGTTTAGTGAGCTTTTATTTAATTTTTTAAAGAGAGACTCTTAA
- the flgK gene encoding flagellar hook-associated protein FlgK, giving the protein MANIFMSLNTGISGLNAAQLQISTTGNNISNADSNYYTRQRVVQSAAPAINTVPGGVGMGTQVDTIIRIHDEFTYSRLKLASSNSESTGYKQRILQEIAQNFPDLDDRGIVRDIQNYFGAWNDFASNPDEGSQKVNLLNLSSVLSSNLNQAAKTLDKIQYEIDDMIKINIEEINDLAKQISNINKEILRVESGRDAGIKINANDLRDKRDELELAISRLVNVSTYKSDLSSNSQINTGITDQGRYYSLNIGGVSIIDGVNFHPLSIDETANGGFSQIYYEREDGKRIPMENYIQNGKVGAALDLRGRNYDTSRMKFTDGTVQKYIDNLDTFAKTLIDNTNNIYAQSAVEVAATDEFSFLEDSKTLMNYNEGIRQGSFDVIVYNNQGEEIARKTIKIDGTTTMNDTTYGNSIVSDFNSNSDDNNDNNMTNDVNDYFSASYAYDKNSNKGLFAVTPKFAQGTYSIAFVDNGTNFPGVIGVNKFFTGDNAKNIDINDEFKTDHTKIRAYSKPVTGNNSVANGMVQLQYSKLTFYSNGIAMDREETIEGFYRYVTTDIASDTESNNLLNETNTSLIKTAESEFQSISGVDTNEELTNLIRFQASYGAAAKIITTVDQMLDTLLSLKQ; this is encoded by the coding sequence ATGGCAAATATATTTATGTCTTTAAATACAGGAATTTCAGGACTAAACGCTGCACAACTTCAGATAAGCACAACCGGAAATAACATATCAAACGCAGATAGTAACTACTACACAAGACAGCGTGTCGTGCAGTCGGCTGCACCAGCTATAAACACTGTTCCCGGTGGTGTTGGCATGGGAACACAAGTAGATACCATAATTCGTATACATGATGAATTTACCTATTCAAGGCTAAAACTCGCCTCTTCAAATTCAGAAAGCACAGGTTACAAACAAAGAATTCTTCAAGAGATAGCACAAAATTTTCCAGACCTTGATGATAGAGGCATAGTAAGAGATATACAAAACTACTTTGGTGCATGGAATGACTTTGCGTCAAATCCAGACGAAGGCTCACAAAAGGTAAATTTACTAAATTTATCAAGTGTTTTATCTTCAAATTTAAATCAAGCGGCAAAGACGCTAGATAAGATCCAATATGAGATCGACGATATGATAAAGATAAATATCGAAGAGATAAACGATCTTGCCAAGCAAATATCAAATATAAATAAAGAAATTTTGCGCGTAGAAAGTGGCAGAGATGCCGGCATAAAAATAAACGCCAACGATCTTAGAGATAAACGCGACGAGCTTGAGCTTGCCATCTCAAGACTTGTAAATGTTTCAACTTACAAAAGCGATCTTTCTAGCAATTCACAAATCAATACCGGCATAACCGATCAGGGCAGATACTACTCGTTAAATATAGGTGGTGTTAGTATCATAGACGGTGTAAATTTCCACCCACTCTCTATCGATGAGACGGCAAACGGCGGATTTTCACAAATTTATTATGAGCGAGAAGACGGTAAAAGAATTCCGATGGAAAACTATATACAAAACGGTAAAGTCGGCGCTGCTCTTGATCTTCGAGGAAGAAACTACGATACTTCAAGGATGAAATTTACCGACGGCACGGTTCAAAAATACATCGATAACCTTGATACGTTTGCTAAAACTTTGATAGATAATACAAATAATATTTATGCACAGTCGGCAGTTGAAGTTGCCGCAACAGATGAATTTAGCTTTTTGGAAGATTCTAAGACGCTTATGAATTATAATGAAGGCATAAGACAGGGCAGTTTTGATGTTATTGTTTATAATAATCAAGGCGAAGAGATAGCTAGAAAGACGATAAAGATCGACGGAACGACAACTATGAACGACACCACTTACGGTAACTCTATAGTTAGCGACTTTAACTCAAATTCCGACGATAATAACGACAACAACATGACAAACGATGTTAATGACTACTTTTCTGCATCTTATGCGTATGATAAAAACTCAAACAAAGGTTTATTTGCGGTTACGCCAAAATTTGCACAAGGCACGTATAGTATCGCCTTTGTCGATAACGGGACAAATTTCCCAGGAGTGATTGGAGTAAATAAATTTTTTACAGGCGATAATGCGAAAAATATCGATATAAATGATGAATTTAAAACAGACCATACCAAGATAAGAGCTTACTCAAAACCTGTTACGGGCAATAACTCCGTAGCTAACGGCATGGTTCAACTCCAATACAGCAAGCTTACATTCTACTCTAACGGTATTGCAATGGATAGAGAAGAGACGATAGAGGGTTTTTACCGATATGTGACTACGGATATCGCAAGTGACACCGAAAGCAATAACTTGCTAAACGAAACAAACACAAGTCTTATAAAGACGGCTGAGAGTGAATTTCAGTCTATAAGCGGAGTTGATACGAACGAAGAGCTTACAAATTTGATCCGCTTTCAAGCAAGTTACGGTGCCGCAGCTAAGATTATTACGACTGTAGATCAGATGCTTGATACTTTGTTGTCGCTTAAACAATGA
- a CDS encoding flagellar biosynthesis anti-sigma factor FlgM: MISSLGTNIGFGANSGIKTPEARKEQELSTTNVDKNSKVAQIAAAIADGSYEIDISKTAKAVADAIA, encoded by the coding sequence ATGATAAGTTCATTAGGTACAAACATCGGCTTTGGTGCAAATTCAGGCATTAAAACGCCTGAAGCTAGAAAAGAGCAGGAGCTATCTACTACTAACGTAGATAAAAATAGCAAAGTTGCTCAGATCGCAGCTGCTATCGCCGACGGAAGTTATGAGATAGATATTTCTAAAACGGCAAAGGCTGTAGCTGACGCGATAGCTTAA
- a CDS encoding TIGR02757 family protein has translation MTLKEVLNAHVASKNSDDELFSYADPLQVATKFKEPHIALICALFAYGNAKLIVKFLNSLDFSLLDENEEYIKKNLTNHKYRFQTTEDVKQIFITLSRLKRQGDIEEIFRRGFDKNHAMIDAINEFIKFIYSLNSYRSQGYEFFFSKPFDKSPNSPYKRYNMYLRWMVRDSDIDLGLFKNLNKKDLLLPLDVHTHRISLALGLCTRKSYDFQTVLQITQKLIDFDENDPIKYDFSLYRIGQKSELNEIFSNIR, from the coding sequence ATGACTCTTAAAGAAGTTCTTAATGCTCATGTTGCTAGTAAAAACAGCGATGATGAGCTTTTCTCTTACGCTGATCCACTTCAAGTAGCAACAAAATTTAAAGAGCCTCATATCGCACTTATCTGCGCTCTTTTTGCTTATGGTAACGCTAAGCTTATAGTGAAATTTCTAAATTCTCTTGATTTTAGTTTACTTGATGAAAATGAAGAGTATATAAAGAAAAATTTGACAAATCACAAATACCGCTTTCAAACCACAGAAGATGTAAAACAAATTTTTATAACTCTTTCAAGACTTAAAAGGCAAGGTGATATAGAGGAGATTTTTAGGCGAGGATTTGATAAAAATCACGCAATGATAGACGCTATAAACGAATTTATTAAATTTATTTACTCGCTAAACTCTTATCGTTCGCAAGGTTATGAGTTCTTCTTTTCAAAACCGTTTGATAAATCCCCAAACTCTCCTTATAAAAGATATAACATGTATCTTCGCTGGATGGTTAGAGATAGTGATATCGATCTAGGACTATTTAAGAATTTAAACAAAAAAGATCTTTTGCTGCCACTTGATGTGCACACGCATCGAATTTCTCTTGCGCTTGGTCTTTGCACAAGAAAGAGCTATGACTTTCAAACAGTTTTGCAAATCACGCAAAAACTCATAGATTTTGATGAAAATGACCCCATAAAGTACGATTTTTCGCTTTATCGTATAGGACAAAAGTCTGAGCTTAACGAAATTTTTTCAAATATACGATAA
- a CDS encoding TSUP family transporter: MEFDLIAYCVFFAAAFLGGFIDAIAGGGGLITLPAIMAMGVPPHVALATNKLQGSFGSFTAALNFSLKGMVDYKEIWIGIVFTFIGACIGTTLILVLDAKFLQVIIPFLLIAIFIYTLFAPKVGEEDRKARMNIRAFYTSFGLALGFYDGFFGPGAGSFWTFAIVALIGANMKRAVAHTKVLNFVSNIVSLGVFIIGGHVLWIVGVLMGIGQILGAYIGSNMVIKKEVKFIRTMFLIVVGATILKLVYSYFMG, encoded by the coding sequence ATGGAGTTTGATCTTATAGCTTATTGTGTATTTTTTGCCGCTGCATTTTTGGGTGGTTTTATTGATGCTATCGCAGGTGGCGGAGGTCTTATAACCTTACCGGCCATCATGGCAATGGGTGTTCCTCCTCATGTCGCCCTTGCAACAAACAAACTCCAAGGAAGTTTCGGAAGTTTTACTGCCGCATTAAATTTTAGCTTAAAAGGCATGGTTGATTATAAAGAAATTTGGATCGGTATTGTTTTTACTTTTATAGGGGCATGTATCGGCACGACTCTTATTTTAGTGCTTGATGCTAAATTTTTGCAAGTCATCATACCGTTTTTACTGATCGCGATATTTATATACACTCTTTTTGCTCCAAAAGTCGGCGAAGAGGACAGAAAAGCAAGGATGAATATCCGCGCGTTTTATACATCCTTTGGTCTTGCACTTGGTTTTTACGATGGATTTTTCGGACCAGGAGCAGGGTCGTTTTGGACATTTGCCATAGTAGCCTTAATAGGCGCAAACATGAAACGAGCTGTTGCACATACAAAAGTTTTAAATTTTGTTAGTAATATCGTATCTTTAGGTGTATTTATCATCGGCGGGCATGTGCTTTGGATAGTTGGCGTATTGATGGGTATTGGACAAATTTTAGGTGCATACATTGGGTCAAATATGGTTATAAAAAAAGAGGTAAAATTTATACGAACGATGTTTTTGATAGTCGTCGGTGCTACAATTTTAAAGCTCGTTTATAGTTATTTTATGGGTTGA
- the rsmD gene encoding 16S rRNA (guanine(966)-N(2))-methyltransferase RsmD: protein MSKIFTTISSGKFKGKKLELPSLKTTRSTKSIVKGSFFDTLRNDLRGKVFIEGFGGSAVMACEALSNGALSAVAIEKDKAAFALTRKNMQSIDEINLKAVNADSFLVLPDIIASQKSPVLLYLDPPFDIRDGFDDIYDKLLTLIIRVQKDKIFMIVFEHISSFKFPENIGDFALLKTKKFGATTLSYFG from the coding sequence TTGAGTAAAATTTTTACAACCATTTCAAGCGGTAAATTTAAAGGTAAAAAACTTGAGCTTCCTAGTTTAAAAACAACAAGAAGCACGAAAAGTATCGTCAAAGGATCATTTTTTGATACTCTTAGAAATGACTTGCGAGGCAAGGTTTTTATCGAGGGTTTTGGCGGAAGTGCGGTTATGGCGTGCGAAGCTCTTAGTAACGGCGCTTTATCGGCAGTAGCTATAGAAAAAGATAAAGCGGCTTTTGCTCTTACTAGAAAAAATATGCAAAGTATCGATGAGATAAATTTAAAAGCAGTAAATGCTGATAGCTTTTTGGTTTTACCTGATATCATTGCCTCGCAAAAAAGTCCGGTGCTTTTGTATCTTGATCCGCCTTTTGATATTAGAGACGGTTTTGATGATATCTACGATAAGCTCTTAACTCTTATAATCAGAGTTCAAAAAGATAAAATTTTCATGATAGTTTTTGAGCATATTAGTTCGTTTAAATTTCCTGAAAATATCGGTGACTTTGCTCTTTTAAAAACCAAAAAATTCGGAGCGACAACTCTTTCGTATTTTGGATAA
- the fliD gene encoding flagellar filament capping protein FliD — MAVGSVTNLGFGTTDGILNSELIDKLKAADEAAQIDPLTKQIEANQTRKSDLSAIRTLVSNVNVSAKALTNETLYLQRSVSSSGTSASITASAGVSIQNFTLDVQQVAQKDTYQSNRIYSATSLARATANGSFDIEIGNDKFSISVKESSTYQDIIDKINEVSGGKLEARIINVGGSTNPYQILLQSADTGASQEIKISNDTSGVLKALGWDNEEYAVTNEDGSTVLNDDGTPKMTSDLEKNRLLKAQDAIFTYNGVSVTRNTNSFDDLRPGVTITLNDTGRSTFNISQDTTQIVEALTEFLNDYNLMAENLAIATSYDEDTGSTGSFQGTSEVTGIRSSISRLLMSQDKNGLDINQIGVSMNEDGQLEFNQTSLLSALNSNPNAIKEFFMGSTTQQTITYTGNSSISAGKLEVKVGDININGTTISFSTGENATAKQNAIALIEAINNAGISGLTASLDPSEERIVLKRNDGSEISIGGDSDVLAKLGMSATTINPSSITTSGLFTNLTDRIQTFIGTNGSLTTLATRLQNEGKSLTDEKTRTQESLDSKYSIMEERFLQYNKILAELENQLSTIKNMIEAELNKNK; from the coding sequence ATGGCAGTAGGAAGCGTAACAAATTTAGGTTTTGGAACAACAGACGGCATACTTAATAGCGAACTTATAGATAAGCTAAAAGCCGCCGACGAAGCCGCACAGATAGACCCGCTAACAAAACAAATAGAAGCAAACCAAACAAGAAAAAGCGACCTTTCGGCTATTAGAACGTTAGTTAGCAACGTAAACGTTAGTGCAAAAGCTCTAACAAACGAAACACTTTATCTGCAACGCTCTGTTAGTTCAAGCGGAACAAGTGCTAGCATAACTGCAAGTGCGGGCGTAAGCATACAAAATTTCACCCTTGACGTGCAACAAGTAGCACAAAAAGATACTTATCAAAGTAACAGAATTTACAGTGCTACAAGTTTAGCCAGAGCAACTGCAAACGGCTCTTTTGATATAGAAATCGGCAATGACAAATTTTCAATATCAGTAAAAGAGTCAAGCACATATCAAGATATTATAGACAAGATAAATGAAGTAAGCGGCGGCAAGCTAGAAGCTCGTATTATAAACGTCGGTGGCTCTACAAATCCATATCAAATTTTACTACAATCCGCAGACACAGGAGCATCTCAGGAGATTAAAATTTCAAACGACACCTCAGGTGTTTTAAAAGCTCTTGGATGGGATAATGAAGAATATGCCGTAACAAACGAAGACGGAAGTACTGTTTTAAATGATGACGGCACACCAAAAATGACTTCGGATTTAGAGAAAAACAGACTTTTAAAGGCGCAAGATGCTATCTTTACCTATAATGGCGTGAGCGTCACTAGAAATACAAACAGCTTTGACGACCTTCGCCCTGGCGTAACGATAACGCTTAATGATACAGGCAGATCTACTTTTAATATCTCGCAAGATACCACGCAAATCGTAGAAGCATTGACAGAATTTTTAAACGACTACAACCTAATGGCGGAAAACTTAGCCATAGCGACAAGCTATGATGAAGATACCGGTTCTACAGGCTCTTTCCAAGGCACAAGTGAAGTAACCGGCATAAGATCGAGCATAAGTCGTCTTTTAATGTCTCAAGATAAAAATGGCCTAGATATAAATCAGATCGGCGTTAGCATGAATGAAGACGGACAGCTTGAATTTAACCAAACAAGCTTGCTTTCAGCACTAAATTCAAATCCAAACGCCATCAAAGAATTCTTTATGGGAAGCACTACCCAGCAAACCATAACATATACCGGAAATTCAAGCATCAGTGCAGGTAAGCTTGAAGTCAAGGTGGGAGATATCAATATAAATGGCACAACCATATCATTTAGTACTGGTGAAAATGCAACCGCAAAACAAAATGCAATCGCTCTAATAGAAGCCATAAATAACGCCGGCATAAGTGGTCTTACAGCCAGTCTTGATCCAAGCGAAGAAAGGATCGTTCTAAAAAGGAATGACGGCTCTGAAATAAGCATAGGCGGAGATAGCGATGTCTTAGCTAAACTTGGCATGAGTGCAACGACGATAAACCCTAGTAGTATAACAACAAGCGGTTTGTTTACGAATTTAACAGATAGGATCCAAACTTTTATCGGAACCAACGGCTCATTAACCACGCTTGCAACAAGACTTCAAAACGAAGGCAAGTCGCTAACTGATGAAAAAACAAGAACACAAGAGAGTTTGGACTCAAAATACTCTATCATGGAAGAGAGATTTTTACAGTATAACAAGATCCTAGCAGAACTTGAAAATCAACTCTCTACTATCAAAAACATGATCGAAGCAGAACTTAATAAAAACAAATAA